From one Geoalkalibacter halelectricus genomic stretch:
- the glmM gene encoding phosphoglucosamine mutase, with protein sequence MKKKLFGTDGVRGVANIPPITTETAMQLGRAAAYIFRDGNRRHRIVIGKDTRLSGYMLENALAAGVCSMGVDVLLVGPLPTPGIAFITASMRADAGVVISASHNPYQDNGIKFFSSNGFKLPDELELKMEDLIFSGKIDSLRPVASEVGKAFRIDDAVGRYIVFLKNSFPRDLDLKGLKIVLDCANGAAYKVAPAVLRELGAEVIPLGVNPDGTNINAACGSLHPEIISEAVKENRAHLGIALDGDADRVIFTDEFGKEVDGDHIMAICATDMLQNKRLAHNTLVATVMSNMGLDIAVKKAGGKVVKTAVGDRYVVEEMRKGGYNLGGEQSGHLIFLDHNTTGDGMVSALQVLAVMQRTGKPLSELAEVMVSLPQVLVNVRVAERRELEEIPAIRKAIDHAREALGETGRVLIRYSGTEPLLRIMLEGQDKYQITELAHQIAEEIDRNLGEKRAKK encoded by the coding sequence ATGAAAAAAAAGCTCTTTGGTACCGATGGGGTGCGCGGCGTTGCCAATATCCCCCCCATAACCACCGAAACCGCCATGCAGCTTGGACGTGCCGCCGCCTATATTTTTCGTGACGGCAACCGGCGCCACCGCATCGTCATCGGCAAGGATACCCGGCTGTCCGGCTACATGCTCGAGAATGCCCTGGCCGCCGGGGTTTGCTCCATGGGTGTGGACGTCCTGCTGGTCGGGCCTCTGCCGACCCCGGGGATCGCTTTCATCACCGCGTCCATGCGCGCCGACGCCGGGGTGGTCATATCGGCCTCGCACAACCCCTATCAGGACAACGGCATCAAGTTTTTCTCCAGCAATGGGTTCAAATTGCCCGACGAGCTTGAACTCAAGATGGAGGATCTGATTTTCAGCGGCAAGATCGATTCCCTGCGTCCGGTGGCCTCGGAGGTCGGCAAAGCTTTTCGCATAGATGACGCGGTGGGGCGCTATATCGTATTTCTGAAAAATTCCTTTCCCCGCGACCTGGATCTCAAGGGACTCAAGATCGTTCTCGATTGCGCCAACGGCGCTGCCTACAAAGTGGCGCCGGCGGTTTTGCGGGAACTCGGCGCCGAGGTTATCCCGCTGGGAGTGAATCCCGACGGCACCAACATCAATGCCGCCTGTGGTTCTCTTCATCCCGAGATCATTTCCGAAGCGGTCAAGGAAAATCGCGCCCATCTGGGAATCGCTCTTGATGGTGACGCCGATCGGGTCATCTTCACCGATGAGTTCGGCAAGGAGGTCGACGGCGATCATATCATGGCGATCTGTGCCACCGACATGTTGCAAAACAAGCGTCTGGCCCACAACACCCTGGTGGCCACGGTCATGAGCAACATGGGGTTGGACATTGCGGTGAAGAAAGCCGGAGGCAAGGTCGTCAAGACCGCGGTGGGTGATCGCTACGTGGTGGAGGAGATGCGCAAAGGCGGCTATAATTTGGGCGGCGAGCAGTCCGGCCACCTGATTTTTCTTGACCATAACACCACCGGCGACGGCATGGTGTCCGCCCTGCAGGTGTTGGCGGTGATGCAGCGCACGGGCAAACCTCTTTCCGAACTGGCGGAAGTCATGGTGTCACTGCCGCAGGTGCTGGTCAATGTCAGGGTCGCCGAGCGCAGGGAACTTGAAGAAATTCCCGCGATACGCAAAGCCATCGATCACGCCCGCGAAGCCCTCGGTGAGACGGGGCGGGTGCTGATCCGCTACTCGGGAACCGAGCCGTTGCTGCGCATCATGCTCGAAGGCCAGGACAAATATCAGATCACCGAGCTCGCACACCAGATTGCCGAGGAGATAGATCGCAACCTCGGCGAAAAGAGGGCGAAAAAATGA
- a CDS encoding holo-ACP synthase — MAVAGIGTDLARISRFRRLVEEEKHGVLERIFTAGERGYALEKKDPAPHLAARFAAKEAFLKALGLGLRQGLRWQDMEVVRDELGKPSLRLSGQAEVVRRERGIQGVHLSYSHDGDYASAVVVLETP, encoded by the coding sequence GTGGCCGTTGCCGGCATCGGCACCGATCTGGCGCGCATCAGTCGCTTTCGCCGCCTGGTGGAGGAGGAGAAACACGGGGTGCTGGAGAGGATTTTCACCGCCGGCGAGCGCGGCTATGCCCTGGAGAAAAAGGATCCGGCTCCCCATCTGGCGGCGCGGTTCGCTGCTAAGGAGGCCTTTCTCAAGGCCTTGGGGCTGGGGTTGCGGCAGGGCTTGCGCTGGCAGGACATGGAAGTCGTGCGCGACGAACTCGGCAAGCCGTCCCTGCGGCTGAGCGGTCAGGCCGAGGTGGTGCGTCGCGAGCGGGGTATCCAGGGTGTTCATCTGTCCTATAGCCACGATGGCGATTACGCTTCGGCCGTGGTGGTTCTGGAGACGCCATGA
- the cdaA gene encoding diadenylate cyclase CdaA, with amino-acid sequence MDGIFDVLKNIRWHDLLDIALVAFIIYRIILLIKGTRAVQMLLGLAVILIVYVASQVGGLRTLHWLLDNFLSSIILVIIVIFQHDIRRALMHVGRNPFFAGLSYREETEVIDELVKACVIMANRRIGALIVIERETGLKDFLEVGTEIDARVSSDLLTSIFLPYSPIHDGAVVIQQGRLKQAGCFLPLTQNPDISKNLGTRHRAAIGLTELVDAVAIVVSEETGKISIVVGGRLTRDLDATSLKRVLKRLLEPRPGGRK; translated from the coding sequence ATGGATGGAATTTTCGATGTACTAAAAAATATCCGCTGGCACGATCTTCTCGATATTGCGCTGGTCGCTTTTATCATCTATCGCATCATCCTGCTGATCAAGGGCACGCGCGCCGTTCAGATGCTTTTGGGCCTGGCGGTGATTCTCATCGTCTATGTCGCCTCCCAGGTCGGTGGCCTGCGCACCCTGCACTGGCTGCTGGATAATTTTCTCTCTTCCATCATCCTCGTCATCATCGTCATCTTTCAGCACGACATTCGCCGCGCTCTCATGCACGTGGGCCGCAATCCTTTCTTCGCCGGGCTTTCCTATCGCGAGGAAACCGAGGTCATCGACGAGTTGGTCAAGGCCTGCGTCATCATGGCCAATCGCCGCATCGGGGCGCTGATCGTCATCGAGCGCGAAACGGGACTCAAGGATTTTCTCGAGGTCGGGACCGAAATCGACGCCCGGGTTTCCAGTGATCTGCTGACCTCGATTTTTTTGCCCTATTCCCCTATTCACGACGGTGCCGTGGTCATTCAGCAGGGGCGGCTTAAACAGGCAGGCTGTTTTCTGCCGCTGACGCAGAATCCCGACATCAGCAAAAACCTCGGCACCCGCCATCGGGCCGCCATCGGGTTGACGGAGTTGGTCGACGCCGTCGCCATCGTAGTGTCCGAGGAAACCGGCAAGATTTCCATTGTGGTCGGCGGCCGTCTCACGCGTGATCTCGACGCCACCTCCCTCAAGCGAGTCCTGAAACGTTTGCTCGAACCGCGCCCCGGCGGCAGGAAGTGA
- a CDS encoding NAD(P)H-hydrate dehydratase, translating to MRVLSAQQMREVDRRTIEDIGIPGAVLMENAGRGAAARIAARYADVFPGPVLVLAGKGNNGGDGFVIARCLLEQGWQVSTLALAERSAYSGDAALNLEVLLRLSDAVGFACDETQLGSALAAGGNPRLVVDALFGTGLSSAVRGHFAAAIAWLNAQSAAVVAVDIPSGVHADNGCVLGCAVQASLTLTFARPKIGHLVYPGAGLVGALEVVEIGIPAALVEACRPHNLWVDDEAARRLLPPRPAGGHKGTFGHLLVMGGSTGKSGAAALAADGAVRGGAGLVTLGCPAQLHDILEIKLTEPMTVPLPQVDGGLSLQALESLLALSQDKQALALGPGLGQGEETGALVRRLVRDCPLPQVIDADGLNALAGHLEIFSAREPGTTVLTPHPGEMARLAGVAVADVQQDRVAFARAFAEAHGVVLVLKGARSLTATPDGRLYINASGNPGMASGGMGDVLTGLIGAFLAQGVEAGAAAALAVYLHGRAADRLALRLGNAGLAATDLLREIPAARHELS from the coding sequence ATGAGAGTGCTTAGCGCCCAGCAAATGCGCGAGGTCGATCGGCGCACCATTGAGGATATCGGCATCCCCGGGGCGGTGCTGATGGAGAATGCGGGTCGCGGTGCCGCGGCGCGCATTGCCGCGCGCTATGCCGATGTGTTCCCGGGGCCGGTGCTGGTGCTGGCCGGCAAGGGCAATAACGGCGGCGACGGTTTTGTCATCGCCCGCTGCCTGCTGGAGCAGGGCTGGCAGGTTTCCACCCTCGCCCTGGCTGAGCGCAGCGCTTACAGTGGTGATGCCGCTCTCAACCTCGAGGTATTGCTGCGCTTGAGCGACGCGGTCGGCTTCGCCTGCGACGAAACGCAGCTTGGCAGCGCTCTGGCGGCGGGGGGGAATCCGCGGCTGGTTGTGGACGCCCTGTTCGGAACCGGCCTGTCCAGTGCGGTGCGCGGACACTTCGCCGCCGCCATCGCTTGGCTCAACGCTCAAAGTGCCGCGGTTGTCGCCGTCGATATTCCCTCCGGGGTCCATGCCGATAATGGCTGTGTCCTTGGATGCGCGGTGCAAGCCTCCCTGACCCTGACCTTTGCGCGGCCCAAAATCGGTCATCTGGTATATCCCGGTGCCGGGTTGGTGGGCGCCTTGGAGGTCGTGGAAATCGGCATTCCCGCCGCTCTGGTCGAGGCCTGTCGGCCGCACAATCTGTGGGTCGATGACGAGGCGGCGCGCCGTCTGCTGCCGCCGCGTCCGGCCGGTGGACACAAAGGAACCTTCGGTCATTTGCTGGTCATGGGCGGATCGACGGGCAAGTCGGGGGCCGCGGCCCTGGCTGCCGACGGCGCGGTGCGCGGCGGTGCCGGGCTGGTGACCCTGGGCTGTCCGGCCCAGCTTCACGACATTCTGGAAATCAAGCTCACCGAGCCGATGACGGTGCCCCTGCCCCAGGTCGACGGGGGGCTCAGCCTGCAGGCCCTGGAGAGTCTCCTGGCGCTCTCTCAGGACAAGCAGGCCCTGGCCTTGGGGCCGGGACTGGGCCAGGGTGAGGAAACCGGGGCCCTGGTGCGGCGCCTGGTGCGTGACTGCCCCTTGCCGCAGGTCATCGATGCCGACGGACTCAATGCCCTGGCTGGCCATCTGGAAATTTTCTCCGCCCGTGAGCCGGGCACGACCGTCCTGACGCCTCATCCCGGGGAAATGGCCCGCCTGGCTGGAGTGGCGGTGGCCGATGTCCAGCAGGATCGGGTGGCCTTTGCCCGCGCCTTTGCCGAGGCGCACGGCGTGGTGCTGGTGCTCAAGGGTGCGCGCAGCCTGACCGCGACTCCTGACGGACGCCTCTATATCAACGCCAGCGGCAATCCCGGCATGGCATCCGGGGGGATGGGGGACGTGCTCACCGGGCTAATCGGCGCTTTTCTGGCGCAGGGGGTCGAAGCCGGGGCTGCCGCCGCGCTGGCCGTCTATCTGCACGGGCGCGCCGCCGACCGATTGGCGCTGCGGCTGGGTAACGCCGGACTGGCCGCAACCGACCTGCTGCGGGAAATCCCCGCGGCGCGACACGAACTTAGCTGA
- a CDS encoding CdaR family protein codes for MLKKLTENWILKLLSLVFALILWFFVIGERQVEIGYTVPIEYINVPQGMMIANEVPNLVDIRLTGPRTLLVNLSAGDISFSVDLSDLQPGLTSFKRLEERLDIPSGLRVTRISPSFVDVRLERVRSKTVPVQVVFSGELAEGYQLSDYRVSPERVVVEGAENELRDVTEVPTQPVEIGGARESFTLMVPLRYQGRYTRLKEDQTVELQVRILPPPPPPAENEDSEKGENLQ; via the coding sequence ATGCTTAAAAAATTGACGGAAAACTGGATCCTTAAGCTGCTCTCCCTGGTGTTTGCCCTGATTTTGTGGTTTTTTGTCATCGGCGAGCGTCAGGTTGAGATCGGCTATACAGTGCCCATTGAATATATCAATGTGCCCCAGGGGATGATGATCGCCAACGAGGTGCCCAATCTGGTGGATATCCGCTTGACCGGGCCACGCACCCTGTTGGTCAATCTCAGTGCCGGTGATATCAGCTTCTCCGTGGATTTGTCCGACCTGCAACCGGGGCTGACCTCCTTTAAGCGCCTTGAGGAGCGTCTCGACATTCCCAGCGGGCTCAGGGTGACGCGTATTTCTCCTTCCTTCGTCGATGTTCGCCTGGAGCGGGTGCGCAGCAAAACGGTACCCGTTCAGGTGGTTTTCTCCGGAGAACTTGCCGAAGGCTACCAGTTGAGCGATTATCGCGTATCGCCCGAGCGTGTGGTGGTCGAGGGTGCCGAGAACGAATTGCGCGATGTGACCGAGGTGCCGACCCAACCTGTTGAAATCGGCGGGGCGCGCGAGAGTTTTACCCTCATGGTGCCCCTGCGCTACCAGGGGCGCTACACGCGCCTCAAGGAAGATCAGACTGTTGAACTGCAAGTAAGAATCCTGCCGCCGCCACCACCGCCGGCGGAGAACGAAGATAGCGAGAAAGGTGAGAATCTCCAGTGA
- the ftsH gene encoding ATP-dependent zinc metalloprotease FtsH — translation MNQFYKNLALWLVISLLMIMLFNMMTQKEPEHRSINYSEFLAAVSDGRVMEVTIQGQQIEGVYDDGTSFKTHAPADVELIPELKERGVVIEAKPMEERGFWFTLLISWGPILLLIAVWIFFMRQMQSGGGKAMSFGKSRAKLLNENTARVTFSDVAGVEEAKDELEEIVSFLRDPKKYSRLGGKIPKGVLLVGPPGTGKTLLARAIAGEAGVPFFSISGSDFVEMFVGVGASRVRDLFVQGKKNAPCIIFIDEIDAVGRHRGAGLGGGHDEREQTLNQLLVEMDGFESNEGVILIAATNRPDVLDPALLRPGRFDRQVVVPPPDVRGREKILQVHARKIPLGEDVNMMVVAKGTPGFSGADLANLVNEAALLAARKDEDKVTMADLEAAKDKVMMGAERRSMAITEDEKKVTAYHEAGHALVALFLPGADPVHKVSIIPRGRAMGVTMYLPQEEKYNETKEGLLTRICALFGGRVAEELVFPSISTGASNDLERATNIARKMVCEWGMSETLGPMTFGEKEGEVFLGRDMGHVKNYSEATAREVDNEIREILKSCYNRTRDILRENYDGLERISQALLERETIDGAEIRSMVFGDQSSTQAEAAAQEPEEDGKPSPGGTIAPSAGGCLEDHREEP, via the coding sequence GTGAATCAGTTTTATAAAAACCTGGCGCTCTGGCTGGTCATCTCGTTGTTGATGATCATGCTCTTCAACATGATGACTCAGAAAGAACCTGAGCATCGCAGCATCAATTATTCCGAATTTCTGGCCGCCGTCAGCGATGGCCGCGTCATGGAAGTCACCATTCAAGGCCAGCAGATCGAGGGCGTCTATGATGACGGCACCTCGTTCAAAACGCATGCCCCCGCCGATGTGGAACTGATTCCCGAGCTCAAGGAGCGTGGCGTGGTGATCGAGGCCAAGCCGATGGAGGAGCGCGGCTTCTGGTTCACCCTGCTCATTAGTTGGGGCCCCATCCTCCTGCTTATCGCGGTGTGGATTTTCTTCATGCGCCAGATGCAATCCGGAGGCGGCAAGGCCATGAGTTTCGGCAAGAGTCGCGCCAAGCTGCTCAACGAAAACACCGCGCGTGTTACCTTCAGCGACGTCGCCGGCGTGGAAGAGGCCAAGGACGAACTTGAGGAAATCGTTTCTTTCTTGCGCGACCCCAAGAAATATTCGCGTCTTGGCGGCAAGATTCCCAAGGGGGTGCTGCTCGTCGGACCGCCCGGTACGGGCAAGACTCTGCTGGCGCGTGCCATCGCCGGTGAGGCGGGGGTGCCCTTTTTCTCCATCTCCGGTTCGGATTTCGTGGAGATGTTCGTCGGCGTCGGCGCCAGCCGCGTGCGTGATCTCTTCGTCCAGGGCAAGAAAAACGCCCCCTGTATCATTTTTATCGACGAGATCGATGCCGTCGGCCGCCATCGCGGGGCCGGCTTGGGCGGCGGGCATGACGAGCGTGAGCAGACTCTCAACCAGTTGTTGGTGGAAATGGACGGCTTTGAGTCAAACGAGGGCGTCATTCTGATCGCCGCCACCAACCGGCCCGATGTCCTGGATCCGGCGCTGCTGCGGCCGGGCCGCTTTGACCGCCAGGTGGTGGTGCCGCCCCCCGATGTGCGTGGGCGGGAAAAGATCCTTCAGGTGCATGCCCGGAAAATTCCTCTGGGCGAGGATGTCAATATGATGGTGGTGGCCAAGGGCACGCCTGGATTCTCGGGCGCCGATCTGGCCAATCTGGTCAATGAAGCGGCGCTGCTGGCCGCGCGCAAGGACGAGGACAAGGTCACCATGGCGGATCTCGAGGCCGCCAAGGACAAGGTGATGATGGGTGCGGAGCGGCGCTCCATGGCCATCACCGAGGATGAGAAAAAGGTCACCGCTTACCATGAGGCCGGTCATGCCCTGGTGGCACTGTTCTTGCCCGGCGCCGATCCGGTGCACAAGGTCTCCATCATCCCGCGCGGGCGTGCCATGGGTGTGACCATGTATCTGCCCCAGGAGGAGAAGTACAACGAAACCAAGGAAGGGCTGCTGACCCGCATTTGCGCGCTGTTCGGCGGCCGCGTCGCCGAGGAATTGGTGTTTCCGAGTATCTCCACCGGGGCGTCCAATGACTTGGAGCGTGCCACGAACATCGCGCGCAAGATGGTTTGCGAGTGGGGCATGAGCGAAACGCTTGGACCCATGACCTTTGGCGAAAAGGAAGGCGAGGTGTTTCTCGGCCGCGATATGGGCCACGTCAAGAATTACAGCGAGGCCACCGCGCGCGAGGTCGACAACGAGATCCGTGAAATTCTCAAGAGTTGTTACAATCGTACGCGCGACATTCTGCGGGAGAATTACGACGGACTCGAGCGTATCTCTCAGGCGCTTCTGGAGCGCGAAACCATCGACGGGGCGGAAATCCGCAGCATGGTTTTCGGCGACCAGTCGTCAACCCAAGCCGAGGCCGCTGCGCAGGAGCCTGAAGAAGATGGGAAGCCCTCGCCTGGGGGCACCATCGCGCCGAGCGCAGGCGGCTGCCTGGAGGATCATCGGGAGGAGCCCTGA
- the tsaE gene encoding tRNA (adenosine(37)-N6)-threonylcarbamoyltransferase complex ATPase subunit type 1 TsaE, whose product MSTSGPYAVETDSPEQTRAFGRLLGDLVHAPLLIWLSGELGAGKTCLTQGLAQGLDVPAEEAVTSPSYTLMNQYQGRLPLYHFDLYRLSSPDQLEDLDFSTYLESEGVTVVEWADRFAVQIEGGLALRLQVLDDQRRRIELHPADPHQTSLVEQLLARWAEEVIP is encoded by the coding sequence ATGAGCACTTCAGGTCCCTATGCCGTGGAGACGGATTCTCCCGAGCAGACTCGTGCCTTCGGCCGGCTGCTGGGGGACTTGGTGCATGCACCCTTGCTGATCTGGCTTTCCGGGGAACTCGGTGCCGGAAAAACCTGCCTGACCCAGGGGTTGGCGCAGGGGCTCGACGTCCCGGCCGAGGAGGCGGTGACCAGCCCCAGCTACACCCTCATGAATCAGTACCAGGGGCGCTTGCCCCTCTATCATTTCGATCTTTATCGCCTGAGCAGCCCCGATCAGCTCGAGGATCTCGACTTTTCCACCTACCTCGAAAGCGAAGGTGTGACCGTGGTCGAGTGGGCCGATCGATTCGCGGTCCAGATCGAGGGGGGGCTCGCCTTGCGCTTGCAGGTTCTGGACGACCAGCGCCGGCGCATCGAACTGCATCCCGCCGACCCGCACCAGACCTCTTTGGTGGAGCAACTGCTGGCCCGCTGGGCCGAGGAGGTGATCCCATGA
- a CDS encoding CBS domain-containing protein, translating into MLKAKDIMTREVISVTPDTRIEELARLFMEKGVNAMPVVTEGDKLFGIVTETDLVAQDRPLHIPTVINIFDWVIYLQSQKDFAEEVAKITAQTVEQICAQDVVSCDPETPVPQIAQLMTENQAHLIPVVEQGRVVGVVARLDIIRAMGK; encoded by the coding sequence ATGCTCAAAGCCAAAGACATTATGACGCGCGAGGTGATTTCCGTTACTCCCGATACCCGTATCGAAGAGCTGGCACGCCTGTTCATGGAAAAGGGCGTCAATGCCATGCCGGTGGTGACCGAGGGGGATAAACTGTTCGGGATCGTAACGGAAACGGACCTGGTCGCCCAGGACCGCCCCCTGCACATTCCCACCGTGATCAACATTTTCGACTGGGTGATCTACCTGCAGAGCCAGAAGGATTTCGCCGAGGAGGTCGCCAAAATCACCGCCCAAACCGTCGAGCAGATTTGCGCTCAGGACGTGGTGAGCTGCGATCCTGAAACGCCGGTGCCGCAGATTGCCCAGCTTATGACCGAAAACCAGGCCCATCTGATTCCCGTCGTGGAGCAGGGCAGGGTTGTGGGGGTGGTGGCGCGCCTCGACATCATCCGCGCCATGGGCAAATGA
- a CDS encoding pyridoxine 5'-phosphate synthase, producing MPRLGVNVDHVATVRQARRTSEPDPVTAAALAELAGASVITVHLREDRRHIQDRDVEVLRRTIQTRLNLEMAATDEMFEIALRIRPDCVTLVPEKRQELTTEGGLDVVRQRQTLQEPMRRLREAGIFVSLFADPDLAQIEAALELHSDAVEIHTGIYCDARTEQSRRSELVKIEQAVRLGQQLGLAVHAGHGLNYQNIRPLVALGGIEEFNIGHSIVSRAVLVGMERAVREMLALIEGR from the coding sequence CTGCCGCGCTTGGGAGTCAATGTCGACCATGTCGCCACCGTGCGTCAGGCACGCCGCACCAGCGAGCCTGATCCGGTCACCGCCGCGGCGCTCGCCGAGCTGGCCGGTGCCAGTGTGATCACCGTTCATTTGCGCGAGGATCGCCGCCATATTCAGGATCGCGATGTCGAGGTTCTGCGCCGCACCATTCAGACCCGCCTCAACCTGGAGATGGCTGCAACGGACGAGATGTTCGAGATCGCCCTGCGTATTCGCCCGGATTGCGTCACCCTGGTGCCGGAGAAACGTCAGGAATTGACCACCGAGGGAGGCCTGGACGTGGTGAGGCAGCGCCAAACCCTCCAAGAGCCGATGCGGCGCTTGCGTGAAGCGGGCATTTTCGTCAGCCTGTTTGCCGATCCCGATCTCGCCCAGATCGAGGCGGCGCTGGAGCTGCACAGCGACGCCGTTGAGATTCATACGGGGATTTACTGCGATGCGCGCACGGAGCAGTCCCGGCGCAGCGAACTGGTCAAAATCGAGCAGGCGGTGCGTCTCGGCCAGCAATTGGGTCTGGCCGTGCATGCAGGCCACGGGCTCAATTATCAAAATATCCGGCCGCTGGTCGCCCTCGGCGGCATCGAGGAATTCAACATCGGCCACAGCATCGTCTCACGCGCGGTTCTGGTCGGCATGGAGCGGGCGGTGCGCGAGATGCTGGCCCTGATCGAGGGGCGCTGA
- the folP gene encoding dihydropteroate synthase, with product MHSLTGRSCRLDLRRPCIMGILNVTPDSFSDGGRFLAPRAALEQARLMVAEGADVLDVGGESTRPGSQGVSEEEELARVVPVIELLARELPVPLSIDTTKSRVARAAMVAGAHFINDISGLRFDPGMARVAAETGAGLFLMHTSHRPERMQAHVDYQDLIGEILDYLRQGMEDALAAGVEVDKIAVDPGIGFGKTQEGNLEILRRLPEFLRLGRPVLLGTSRKSFLGAILDQPDPRQRLYPTLATVALGVAAGVRIFRVHDVGPAREVALTAFAVHPYDSSN from the coding sequence GTGCATAGTCTCACCGGACGCTCCTGCCGCCTGGATCTGCGGCGCCCCTGCATCATGGGAATACTCAATGTCACCCCGGATTCCTTCTCCGACGGTGGCCGTTTCCTCGCACCTCGGGCCGCGCTGGAACAGGCGCGCCTCATGGTGGCCGAGGGCGCCGATGTGCTCGATGTCGGCGGCGAGAGTACCCGGCCGGGATCCCAGGGAGTGAGCGAGGAGGAGGAACTCGCCAGGGTCGTGCCGGTGATTGAATTGCTGGCGCGCGAACTGCCGGTTCCTCTGTCCATCGACACCACCAAGAGTCGGGTGGCGCGCGCCGCAATGGTGGCTGGAGCGCATTTCATCAACGACATCAGCGGCTTGCGCTTTGATCCTGGGATGGCCAGAGTGGCCGCGGAAACCGGAGCCGGTCTGTTTCTCATGCACACCAGCCACCGGCCCGAGCGGATGCAGGCCCATGTGGATTACCAGGATCTGATCGGAGAGATCCTCGACTACCTGCGCCAAGGCATGGAAGATGCCTTGGCGGCCGGGGTTGAGGTGGATAAAATTGCCGTCGATCCAGGGATCGGGTTCGGCAAGACCCAGGAGGGCAATCTCGAAATCCTGCGGCGCCTTCCCGAGTTTCTCCGTTTGGGGCGCCCCGTCCTGCTCGGTACCTCGCGCAAGAGTTTTCTCGGCGCCATTCTCGATCAGCCCGATCCCCGTCAGCGTCTCTATCCAACCTTGGCCACCGTGGCTTTGGGGGTCGCGGCGGGGGTGCGCATCTTTCGCGTTCATGATGTGGGCCCGGCGCGAGAAGTCGCCCTGACAGCTTTTGCCGTCCATCCCTATGATTCTTCCAATTGA
- the tilS gene encoding tRNA lysidine(34) synthetase TilS: MIEQVHGLILRLGLIAPGDRVLVAVSGGADSVALLHLLWRLREPLGIALHAAHLDHGLRPESREEARFVRHLCEGLSVALREERVPVGEQVATGRGGLEQVARDIRHRFLRQAAQRAGCNLIALGHHRGDQAETLLLRLLRGTGPAGLAAMRYRSGMLVRPLLELSRAEILAYLQAQELSWVEDPSNRDERFTRNRIRNEVLPLLQTFNPRIEEGLARLAQRMAREEDGWNQHLSVPPLVDGEIDWPLNDIRQLHPGLRDRCLRRAVQRVRGDLRGLEQKHIEAIGRLLVTNPGGLKELHLPGMWVAVDGRRLRLRKAPPPAAAPFDMEISAPGEYVLPDGSVLRVALTDKSRGESRWAAEFCAAAASFPLRIRSWRPGDRIRPVGMQGRKKIKDVFLDARLPREQRAGIPLLIGAGQVLWVVGLRRCAGLRPAPGHSKILRVVLDGAKIETLRL, encoded by the coding sequence ATGATTGAGCAGGTTCACGGGCTGATCCTTCGGCTAGGCTTGATCGCACCTGGAGACCGCGTCCTGGTCGCCGTTTCCGGGGGGGCGGATTCCGTGGCCCTTCTGCATCTGCTTTGGCGCCTGCGTGAACCCCTTGGGATCGCGCTGCACGCCGCCCATCTGGACCACGGGCTGCGGCCGGAGAGTCGAGAGGAGGCACGCTTCGTCCGGCACCTTTGCGAGGGGTTGAGTGTTGCCCTGCGGGAAGAGCGGGTGCCCGTGGGGGAACAGGTCGCAACAGGGCGCGGCGGCTTGGAGCAGGTGGCGCGCGACATTCGCCACCGCTTCTTGCGGCAGGCGGCCCAGCGCGCGGGTTGCAACCTCATTGCCTTGGGCCATCACCGGGGCGACCAGGCGGAGACTCTGCTGCTGCGTCTGCTGCGCGGTACCGGACCTGCCGGACTTGCCGCCATGCGGTACCGCTCCGGGATGCTGGTGCGCCCCTTGCTGGAATTGTCCCGCGCCGAAATTCTCGCCTATCTGCAAGCGCAGGAGCTGAGTTGGGTCGAGGATCCCAGCAACCGCGACGAGCGTTTTACCCGCAACCGCATTCGCAATGAAGTCCTGCCTTTGTTGCAGACCTTCAACCCCCGCATCGAGGAAGGCCTGGCGCGCCTGGCTCAGCGCATGGCCCGCGAGGAGGACGGCTGGAACCAGCACCTCAGCGTGCCGCCACTCGTTGATGGCGAAATCGATTGGCCCCTGAATGACATAAGGCAGCTTCACCCCGGTCTGCGCGACCGCTGTCTGCGGCGAGCCGTTCAGCGGGTGCGCGGTGACCTGCGCGGCTTGGAGCAGAAGCACATCGAGGCCATCGGCCGCTTGTTGGTGACCAATCCAGGGGGGCTTAAAGAGCTTCACTTGCCGGGCATGTGGGTTGCCGTCGATGGCCGGCGTCTGCGGTTGCGCAAGGCGCCTCCGCCTGCCGCCGCGCCTTTTGACATGGAAATCAGCGCTCCGGGCGAATATGTCTTGCCCGATGGTTCGGTGCTGCGGGTCGCCCTGACCGACAAAAGCCGCGGGGAGAGCCGCTGGGCGGCGGAATTTTGCGCCGCAGCCGCCTCTTTTCCGCTCCGGATTCGTTCCTGGCGGCCGGGTGACCGCATTCGCCCGGTGGGCATGCAGGGACGCAAGAAAATCAAGGATGTTTTCCTGGATGCGCGTCTGCCGCGCGAGCAAAGAGCCGGGATTCCTCTGCTGATCGGTGCGGGTCAGGTGCTTTGGGTGGTCGGGTTGCGTCGCTGCGCGGGCTTGAGGCCCGCGCCGGGGCATAGCAAAATTCTGCGCGTCGTCCTTGATGGCGCAAAAATAGAGACTCTTCGCTTGTGA